The Torulaspora delbrueckii CBS 1146 chromosome 1, complete genome DNA segment AATGGTGTGGAGACAAATTACTGTGGTCTTAACCGGAGATTTCCCCAATGATCTTGATGTTGTGGATGAGGATCTGGACCATGGGTATTTCCACGATGACAAGAGATATGTTACATTGGAATCCAGTATAATAGACCAATCAACAATGATTCCGAACACTTCCGTCATGGCAGCTTCCTCCTTTTCTGAAATGCTAGAAGGATGTCACTCATCTCTGGCAAATGCTGTCTGGCGTGGTCGTTTAGACCATCAAGAAATTACCTGCATGAAATCGATGATCAGCAAAACACAACAAAATGGGGTCAGAACGAGAATCTGGGGGGTTCCTAATTGGCCTCGGCGTACGGTCAAGACATTTTGGAGGCAGATTGTCGACGATTTGCAATCCGACGTCCTGAATGTGGATAAATTACGTCTCGCTACTCGTCGGTTTTAGACTCAACTCAAAACTAATTTAATTTATAGAAAATAATAATTAATTCCGCTAGTCAAATATACGTCAACTGACGTACCAATTGTCATGGAAAGTAATTTCAAACCAATCTCAGCAGAGATTAAGcttgagaagaaataaatCAAAAATTAAAAGACCCACCCGTTCCTACCAAGATCGCTCAACGATTTTATTTCACCGAGGTGAAACACGTCTTAACCAAAAGTTTCGATTCTTTCGAAtcatgttcttcaaacGGCCTATTACATCACAACTCATATTATAAACCATTCAACCTTCTCCCAGAAACTTAATCCCAGGGAATCAACAGTCATCACGAGTCACAACTATTGTAATAGTCCTTTCGAGAGAACAACTTTCCGATAAAACTCTCTTGAGTAATCCCAGCTCCCCCAACACTGATTGTACTCAGTGTCATACTTCTCCAGGCAGAAGGAAAAAAGGGCCCTAACAAAACACAGGATAAGAATCCCACATATTGCCAGAACGAGGAAACGGAACGTCAGCAAGTACACTCTTCGCATGTATGTGCAATCGTCGAGGAAGCTTACGTCAATTGATCTATGAAGAAAACCGCATAGCATCcctcaattgaagatgcaTACTTGGCCAGTAGGACTTCTTGATCTCCCCTGGCATCTTAAGGTAAGTATGGGGAtttaagaagagaaagttaATGTAAGAAGTTGGTGAAAGTTGGCCTTTTTatacaatttttcagcgaAAAATTACCTATGTGCTGGGTAAATTTTGGTGACAGTAAATaaaataatgatgaaataaTAAATAGATATTAAATATTTATTATATCGATGGAGGCCATTCTATAAGTCGTAGAGCCAACGTTTCGTATTAGTACGTATTGGAAATCGTTGGTTTTGGCGTCGATGAAACCATGTGCGACACCTTTGCCTTCACCAAGATGGAACGCGCCGCTTGTGATGAACCCAATAAGGTCTGTGATTGATGGCACAGGGTGCTCTATTTCATGGTCCAGTCTGCCGTCTGCCCGATATATACCATTTTTTACTTTTTGCCAATGTTCTCGGTCTTGAGCTGGTATTTGGTAAATTCTTGCATTATCTCTGGGACGACCTCTCTCGATGTAGGTACATGAAACTGGAATTACATTGAGTGCGGTTTGGCTTATTGACAGCTGGATTGGTTCTTGCCATTGCTGCTCTCCCGAGCTTGTGCCAGGGACAGAAAGCTTGATAGGATTGTCGCTCAAAGTTTGATCGACGGCGTTGAGGTCTTTGTGAAGCTCAAAAATATCGTTTACCGTCTGGATCTCTCGCACCCCGTTGGGACCAAACTGCGATGTCTTGGCGACTTCGACTAgtttcaatggcttctCGCTCAGAAAGGTGAGACCATTTCTCAGTAGTTGCAAGAGTTTCCAATCGCAGGTGAAAGCGTCACCAATTTCACCATCAAATGCGGGAACAGAGTCTTTGTGCAGTCCTGgtatcttttcaaaatttaCTCTTTTAGAAAGTGGCTTCTTCTGCCATCTACTTCTCAGGGCATCTCCCTTATACGTATTCTCAGCGTAGCCAACCTCGGTGAATGGGTAGTCATCAGGGAAATACAGCTTCCTATTCTCATAGTTtagctgctgctgctgtcTGAGCCCGAAGTGATAGATCCGAGAGACTCTGTTAAGTTGGTGCCAGAATGGTAGCAACCAGAACCAGGGTAGAACTATAACCCAGTCCTTATTCTGTTGTCTCTTGGCCAGTAACAGGGGTATAGATGGGTCTTCTGATCCATATGGAATTATATTCTTGTGTTGATTTGGAGTTTTTGATAACAGCGCTTGTCGTCTCTTAGCGAGTTCTTTTAGAGTTTGTTGATTATTGTAAGATTGGTCCCTTTCAGTTGCGGTACACAACCTCTTCAACACTGCCGTAACTTCTTCTAGTGGAAAGTCGTTTTGTAAGCTTACTATATCGTCTGTTGTGGGAACACCATTAACATCTGAAGTATGAACCCGTCTTGGTCTCGACAGATGCCTGGGATCTACGCAGTTAAATGCAAACATCGTCCTGTGTGGTAGGTTACTTGTATCTGTAACTCTCGAAATCCTCTTTAACTGCTGATACGAAGAGGAAGGACCACTGCTCCTCAATATCGACGAAAGTGCGACTAACGATTTCGCGCCTTTAAGCGTTATACTACCGAGAGCATATCGACAATCTTCGATTTGTAGTCCTTCTGGCAATTTCTGTaacaaaatttcaaaaaccCTGGTGTATATTGATGGATGAAGCCTTATAAGAGCGGTGCCGAAATCAATCCACAGCAAATCCATTTCACCCAGGACGACAGGCGATTCCTCACTTATATCATGCACAAATCCTTCGAACCATGTTTTTGAATCCCTATACTTTCTAATCACCCCACGCTTATTAGTCAACTTCGACACTAATTCCTTCAGCGGTTCCGAATCTCCACCGCTCAGATCTCGAAGAATCATTGTCCCATAGAAACTGGAATCCATGCACAGTGCTCCATCCGAAGCAGCAACACTTCCTCCAAGCCTGTGAGCCATCTTAAAGCATTTCTGAGTTGGTGACCAAGGAACTTGGAATCCCCATCTCTTGATCATATGAGACCTCTTCGCATGCCAGATATGGGTTGGAAGCCAAGTAAAATGCCTCTGCCTCTTACAGTACTTGACTCGACCTCTAGGGATGGGAGCCAGGGCCCCCACGCTCATATTATCATAACTGCCCGTACGGTTGGTCAGTAAACGCCCAGAATCGCGATTCTCCGGCTTTAAAGTCTTCCGCAAAACTCTCAATTTCTGTCTCAGATTACAATTCGCTGCAGTCACATCCGCAGGTAAAGCGATCTTCATCGAAGTACACTTACCAGCCAATCTCAGCAGTCTCGCCGACATCTTTGCTCTATACAACTGGTATGCATTCAACCCATGTTTTTTTCCCTTTCCACTCTTGCTTGTAGTCGTCTGATCACTCTTCAACATCTCACGTAGAGCCCTATTACGCATTCTCATTGGTATCCTTTTCACATTGTGCGAAGCAGTACGTCTACGCAGTTTCCTCGGCAGCGATTGAAATACTCTTGTACAACTAGCAGCCTTTGATTTATCCATAGCTGTTTGCAATTGCCTAATCTCATACTCTCGGGATCCAATAAACTCCTGCACCTTCAGCATCCCGCCACTTTCGCTCAGCTCATTAGAGCCAGCCGCTTCTGCCCGTATAGTCCTTGCATCCCTCACTTTTTGCCGCTTAAATTGCTggttcttgttcaattgcttcCTACCACCAGACATACCCACTCACAGCACCAGAAAAACTCTCAGACACCAATTCAAGCTCCTTAATCATCATCTCATCGCCTGTCAAATCGTTATATTactgaaacttttcagtgAAAGATCAAGCTGTCCGGGTCAACCATGGTCTATTTCGAGCCACCGGACAAAAAAGAAGTCAGAAGCCACCTTTCTGAAAATTATCCAATTTagaatgaaaaattaatgaAAATCAGCGAATTTGCCTATAAGAACGATCGAAGACCGCTAATTTTTGGCGAGATTCCTTGTTATCAGCCATTTATTCAATGCGTGGTTTACCACCTgagatttcatcttcaatccGCTAACGTTTTTAACTTTTCTTGTCGTAATCTCGATTCTTTATTACATTGTAGTCACTAGAAGTGCGTTCGAATTAATTGTTAGATATGGTCAACGTAGTGCTTGGCTCTCAATGGGGGGACGAAGGTAAAGGCAAGTTGGTCGATTTGCTAGTGGGCCATTACGATCTTGTTGCCCGTTGTGCTGGTGGAAATAACGCTGGTCATACGATCGTGGTCGATGGTGTGAAGTATGATTTCCATATGTTGCCATCTGGGTTGGTTAACCCAGGTTGTCAAAACTTGTTGGGAAATGGTGTTGTCATCCACGTTCCATCGTTCTTTAAGGAATTGGAGGATCTTGAAGCTaaaggtttgaaagatgctaGAGGAAGATTGTTCATTTCTTCGAGAGCTCATTTGGTCTTTGATTTCCATCAGCGTACTGATAAGTTGAGAGAACTTGAATTGTCTGGTCGTGCAAAGGATGGTAAGAACATCGGTACCACTGGTAAAGGTATTGGTCCAACTTATTCTACCAAGGCTTCGAGGTCTGGTATCAGAGTTCACCATCTGGTAAATGATAATCCAGAATCTTGGGATGAATTTGTCACTAAGTATAGAAGACTATTAGAGACCAGAAGGCAACGTTATGGTGATTTCGACTatgatgctgaagaagaattggctcgtttcaagaaatacaaggaagaattgaaaccATTTGTTGTGGATTCCGTGGTTTTCATGCACAAGGCTATTGAAGccaaaaagaagatcttggTTGAAGGTGCCAATGCTTTGATGTTGGATATTGATTTCGGTACTTATCCATTCGTCACTTCCTCTAACACTGGTATCGGTGGTGTGGTTACTGGTTTGGGTATCCCACCACGTACTATCGATGAAGTTTACGGTGTTGTCAAAGCCTACACTACTAGAGTCGGTGAAGGTCCTTTCCCAACTGAGCAATTGAACGAGTTCGGtgagaaattgcaagaaattGGTGCCGAGTTTGGTGTCACTACTGGTCGTAAGCGTCGTTGCGGTTGGTTAGATCTTGTCATACTGAAGTACTCTACTTTGATCAACGGTTACACCAGTTTGAATATAACAAAATTGGATGTTCTAGatactttcaaagagatccCAATCGGTATCTCTTATTCTATCAACGGTAAGAAATTGGATTTGTTCCCAGAAGATTTGACTACTTTGGGTAAAGTCGAAGTTGAATACGTTACTTTGCCAGGTTGGAACCAGGACATTACCAAGATTAAGAATTACGATGACTTACCagaaaatgccaagaaataTCTGAGTTACATCGAAGATTTCGTTGGTGTCCCAATTGAATGGGTTGGTACTGGTCCATCAAGAGACAGCATGTTGCACAAGAACATCAAATAGAGTAAATACTCAATTTTTCTAGTCTAATTACATAACAAACTCTCATTATATAAAACGGAATATCAGATGATAGCTAAACAGTCTGAGATGTATGAGTCTTCTCGAACAAGCAGtaatcaactttttgagCGCCATATACTTTGTTCCAATACTTGGGGAAGTGCGATTGTAAGAAATCTGAAATCACTGAGGGAATGTAGAAGGCTCTAcccaaaatttttgaatgttCAACGTCGATGAAGTGAGCACATCTGAGTTTGTGCCAATCACGGGGCATGATATGTGGGTTATAGTGATCCTTTGAGTTATCGGTTGGGATCATTATGTCAACATAGTAATCGCAATTATCTGCTGGCCAAAGTTTGCCcttatcaaagatattcttcttgttcatccCCTCGGGCACTTGCCTGATCTTGGAGAATAAGGAGCCATCCTCTGGGAAATCCCCAGGTAGCAACCCGTCAAACCCAGATGCAGTGAATCTCAACCGGTGGTTGTCAGGTAGAAAGAATGAGTTTGGGAAGTGGTACCATTCACGGCCAGTACAAACGTTTACCGTATGGTCGCTAGTAGAATTGGACAAATGTAATTCAGAGTAAACTGTCAATGGAGCGCTGTAATTTACCAACAGCGCTGTGATACGAGAAGCACCGATTATTACCACTGTGGATATAGTAGCAAACTTGATCAACCTCTGCATTGATTTGGAGCGGTTAAAAAGTTGCAGCAGATTGTTGAACCCAACACTGGCACTCAATGTGACTAAAGCATACACTGGATACAAAAATCTCTCTTCCTTGTGAGGCTGAGCAATAAAGACACTGATCCACAGCAGTAAAGAACTCCACAAGGGCCATAGACGTAGATGGAATAGTCCAATGACTGACAACATTAGTACAGGTAGAGGAAAGTTCAAAAACATGTTGAACAGGTAGTAAGACCACGATTCGACACCAAAGATGTTTGGACCAGATTCTGCATCAGCATTAATCACATTATACCAAAAGATGTTCCATGACACAGGAGCAAATTTACCATAGAATATAGAATCTATGGCAAACACAACAGCGGTTATCAATGCTATGATCACTGCGGAATCAAAAGCAGTGCGCATGGTCACAATGAGCCTGTGTGTGCACAAGTAGTGGAAGCACAATGGGAGACTCAACACGAGCACGAACGGCCAACCCACAACACCCGCGATTACATTGAAGGCAAGACttgccaagaaacttgatGTTGAGTGTCTCGATAGATAACGTAACGCATACTTGATTGAACCCAGGTAGAGAAGCATAGCGACTGATGAAGGTAGCAGCTCAACCGATGAGTGGAACCATCCAGGGCTAAACAGCTGAAAGATAAGCCATAAATTAgcaactttcaaagaaagagtGTTGGCAATTTCTCGGTGCAAGTTACACTCCAACAAAAAACTTCCCAACCCTAGTAGTCCTCTTGTAACGTAGAAATTCCAATCGGCATCGAAGTTCACCAGTTTGTTCAGTGGGTAGAGAAATCCCCAAATGGGCAACAAAAACGCCCAAGACCTGATTGAATACTCAGGAGAGTATTCCCATGTCTGCTTTCCAAACCCTCTGACCAACAAATTCAGTGGTTCCCAATAATTGAAGGTCTCATCACAATCAGAGATGACAGAAGTTATAGGCTGCAAAGACAACCGCGAAAAGCCCAACAAAAGTATCAAGGCTGTAGTCACTAGTTTGCAATTCATGATCGCCCGCTCTTAGCCAGTCTGATGCTCAATGATCCACCCttttctcatcttctgcgCTGTAAGAGACCACGCTGTCTCATTTAAAGTAGACCGAGCATATGTAGCAAGATAGAATACGACAAGTTAAGATCACAGAAATCATGCCATTGAAGCCTGTAAATCCTGGCACGTCTAACTCTCAGTGGTCGGACCTCGATGAGTCCCAGTAAAACTATCTACGGGCTTCAAGATGTAGTTTATAACTTGAAGTTCAGGTTTCCCTTTTACTCGGATGCGCATTCAGTGATCGATATTTCACTCGTTTCTCCTAGATCGACAATCGATATAAGTAGAAGATAAGCAGGCATTGACCATTTTAAAGTGTCTTCGAATCAACAGCAGGAccagagaagaaatgacAACCGGTAGTCCCACCAAGATCAGCACGAAAGCCATAGCTCAGGAATTTTTGGACAGTTTCGATACTTTCCTATTCGACTGTGATGGAGTTCTGTGGTTAGGAAGCCACTTATTGCCTAGCATCAAGGAGACCTTGGGCCTATTGAACCAGCTAGGAAAGCAGCTGGTCTTTGTCACCAACAACTCTACCAAATCCCGTGCGGCTTACACCAAGAAGTTTGCTTCTTTTGGGATCGATGTCAAGGAAGATCAGATTTTTACTTCTGGATATGCCTCTGCTGTCTATGTCCGTGATTTCCTCAAGCTAGAACCCGGTAAGGATAAGGTTTGGGTCTTTGGTGAAAGTGGTATTAGTGAAGAGTTGGCCTTAATGGGTTTTGAGTCTCTTGGAGGAGTAGATCCTAGATTGGACGAGGCCTTCGACCATAAGACTTCTCCTTTTTTGGTCAACGGATTGGATCCTAACGTGCGCTGTGTAGTCGCCGGTTTGGACACCAAGATTAATTACCATCGTTTGGCTGTTAGTCTACAATATTTGCAACAAGAGGACAAGGTACATTTTGTCGGAACCAATGTGGACTCTACGTTCCCTCAAAAGGGCTTCATTTTCCCTGGAGCGGGCTCCTGTATCGCTTCACTTGCGTGTTCATCTGGCAGGACCCCCATCTACTGTGGTAAACCAAATATCAACATGTTGAATACTATCGTTTCCGCAAAGAACCTCGATAAGTCCCGCTGTTGCATGGTTGGTGACAGACTTAACACCGATATCAGATTTGGTGTCGAAGGTAAGCTGGGCGGAACTTTACTAGTTCTCACCGGTATTGAAACCGAGGAAAGAGCGTTGGAGAATACTGCTGatcatccaaatccaaaGTTCTACGCAGACAAGTTGGGTGACGTTTATGAATTGACTCACTGAGCTAATTGTTCGATATACTGTTTATAGAAATACAATactgtttctttgatatcattTGAGCTAAAATTGTTGTCAAcagtttttcaataaaaatattgaaaatggtcaaaCTCTCACCAAACATAAATTAAGAAAACAAGGTATTTCTATACTCGAAGTCAGACGTCACATAATCTATTCAACTACTTATCCAGTTGTTGGATTTAATAGTAGTAATACTTCAAGATGGAAGACTCACGATTTTCAGATTGCACTCTCGATTTTCAATCATCAATAGATTATGTATGACAGAATCATTTAAAAGTATGTCGAGAGTATATTGAGAGTTGTTAATTAAAATTAATCTAGTAGCTCTCATAGCACTTGTTGTTTGATTGACTGGTCGCGCCTTTAAAGGCTCTCAACTCACTGAGCGAAATCATTATCGATAGCGAGAGAAAAACCCATGAGCAACTCAAGAAGTTCCCAAGGCCAGCTTATCTCATGTCCCATCTGTAACCGGCAGATTCCATACAATTCGATCAACTCCCACCTGGATACATGTACCACTGGTCCTGGTGAATCGGGCTCCAAGCGTCAGCCTACTTTAACTAGTATTCTAGGAGGCAAtaagaagaggaaattgCCAAGCCCCAGTGTTATAGACCTCGAGAGTAGTGAACAGGTAGAGTtaaaagaagagcaagagTCTGTGGAAACTCCAATtgcgaagaagaataagCCCACGAAGGACTATTCCGCAGAGCATGAATACCGTCACTTGCAAAAGATTAGCCATTTAC contains these protein-coding regions:
- the PHO13 gene encoding 4-nitrophenylphosphatase (similar to Saccharomyces cerevisiae PHO13 (YDL236W); ancestral locus Anc_2.25), whose protein sequence is MTTGSPTKISTKAIAQEFLDSFDTFLFDCDGVLWLGSHLLPSIKETLGLLNQLGKQLVFVTNNSTKSRAAYTKKFASFGIDVKEDQIFTSGYASAVYVRDFLKLEPGKDKVWVFGESGISEELALMGFESLGGVDPRLDEAFDHKTSPFLVNGLDPNVRCVVAGLDTKINYHRLAVSLQYLQQEDKVHFVGTNVDSTFPQKGFIFPGAGSCIASLACSSGRTPIYCGKPNINMLNTIVSAKNLDKSRCCMVGDRLNTDIRFGVEGKLGGTLLVLTGIETEERALENTADHPNPKFYADKLGDVYELTH
- the POP1 gene encoding ribonuclease P/MRP protein subunit POP1 (similar to Saccharomyces cerevisiae POP1 (YNL221C); ancestral locus Anc_2.22), with product MSGGRKQLNKNQQFKRQKVRDARTIRAEAAGSNELSESGGMLKVQEFIGSREYEIRQLQTAMDKSKAASCTRVFQSLPRKLRRRTASHNVKRIPMRMRNRALREMLKSDQTTTSKSGKGKKHGLNAYQLYRAKMSARLLRLAGKCTSMKIALPADVTAANCNLRQKLRVLRKTLKPENRDSGRLLTNRTGSYDNMSVGALAPIPRGRVKYCKRQRHFTWLPTHIWHAKRSHMIKRWGFQVPWSPTQKCFKMAHRLGGSVAASDGALCMDSSFYGTMILRDLSGGDSEPLKELVSKLTNKRGVIRKYRDSKTWFEGFVHDISEESPVVLGEMDLLWIDFGTALIRLHPSIYTRVFEILLQKLPEGLQIEDCRYALGSITLKGAKSLVALSSILRSSGPSSSYQQLKRISRVTDTSNLPHRTMFAFNCVDPRHLSRPRRVHTSDVNGVPTTDDIVSLQNDFPLEEVTAVLKRLCTATERDQSYNNQQTLKELAKRRQALLSKTPNQHKNIIPYGSEDPSIPLLLAKRQQNKDWVIVLPWFWLLPFWHQLNRVSRIYHFGLRQQQQLNYENRKLYFPDDYPFTEVGYAENTYKGDALRSRWQKKPLSKRVNFEKIPGLHKDSVPAFDGEIGDAFTCDWKLLQLLRNGLTFLSEKPLKLVEVAKTSQFGPNGVREIQTVNDIFELHKDLNAVDQTLSDNPIKLSVPGTSSGEQQWQEPIQLSISQTALNVIPVSCTYIERGRPRDNARIYQIPAQDREHWQKVKNGIYRADGRLDHEIEHPVPSITDLIGFITSGAFHLGEGKGVAHGFIDAKTNDFQYVLIRNVGSTTYRMASIDIINI
- the ADE12 gene encoding adenylosuccinate synthase (similar to Saccharomyces cerevisiae ADE12 (YNL220W); ancestral locus Anc_2.23), producing MVNVVLGSQWGDEGKGKLVDLLVGHYDLVARCAGGNNAGHTIVVDGVKYDFHMLPSGLVNPGCQNLLGNGVVIHVPSFFKELEDLEAKGLKDARGRLFISSRAHLVFDFHQRTDKLRELELSGRAKDGKNIGTTGKGIGPTYSTKASRSGIRVHHLVNDNPESWDEFVTKYRRLLETRRQRYGDFDYDAEEELARFKKYKEELKPFVVDSVVFMHKAIEAKKKILVEGANALMLDIDFGTYPFVTSSNTGIGGVVTGLGIPPRTIDEVYGVVKAYTTRVGEGPFPTEQLNEFGEKLQEIGAEFGVTTGRKRRCGWLDLVILKYSTLINGYTSLNITKLDVLDTFKEIPIGISYSINGKKLDLFPEDLTTLGKVEVEYVTLPGWNQDITKIKNYDDLPENAKKYLSYIEDFVGVPIEWVGTGPSRDSMLHKNIK
- the ALG9 gene encoding dolichyl-P-Man:Man(6)GlcNAc(2)-PP-dolichol alpha-1,2-mannosyltransferase (similar to Saccharomyces cerevisiae ALG9 (YNL219C); ancestral locus Anc_2.24), whose product is MNCKLVTTALILLLGFSRLSLQPITSVISDCDETFNYWEPLNLLVRGFGKQTWEYSPEYSIRSWAFLLPIWGFLYPLNKLVNFDADWNFYVTRGLLGLGSFLLECNLHREIANTLSLKVANLWLIFQLFSPGWFHSSVELLPSSVAMLLYLGSIKYALRYLSRHSTSSFLASLAFNVIAGVVGWPFVLVLSLPLCFHYLCTHRLIVTMRTAFDSAVIIALITAVVFAIDSIFYGKFAPVSWNIFWYNVINADAESGPNIFGVESWSYYLFNMFLNFPLPVLMLSVIGLFHLRLWPLWSSLLLWISVFIAQPHKEERFLYPVYALVTLSASVGFNNLLQLFNRSKSMQRLIKFATISTVVIIGASRITALLVNYSAPLTVYSELHLSNSTSDHTVNVCTGREWYHFPNSFFLPDNHRLRFTASGFDGLLPGDFPEDGSLFSKIRQVPEGMNKKNIFDKGKLWPADNCDYYVDIMIPTDNSKDHYNPHIMPRDWHKLRCAHFIDVEHSKILGRAFYIPSVISDFLQSHFPKYWNKVYGAQKVDYCLFEKTHTSQTV